The following coding sequences are from one Candidatus Bathyarchaeota archaeon window:
- a CDS encoding glycosyltransferase family 4 protein, which yields MTNQLKVMMLTWEFPPRIIGGISPHVYYLSRNIAKEGMKVYVVTCDFPGAPEHEVVDGVEVFRIDSYKNPSPDFASWVYLMNMNMQKEAAAIVKNLGGVDIFHAHDWLVANAGIGLKHVFRRPLLATIHSTEIGRRNGLHSDYERMIHETEAWLTYEAWRVICCSNYMVSHVKWAFGLPEDKLVMIPNGVDAIEYEKDMGNLSQFRRRFALPEEKIVLFVGRLVYEKGIQVLINAVPKILEKVNAKFVIVGSGYMKEPLWEHVKRMGLAHKVLFTDFVDDETLRSLQKCADVSVVPSLFEPFGIVALEAMAAKSPVVVSDTGGLSEIVEHDVTGVKVYANNPDSLAWGVVRVLLDEDYANKLRENAYRMVVEKFNWRKISRQTKDVYERVLNEYSRTFWA from the coding sequence ATGACTAACCAGTTAAAGGTTATGATGCTTACTTGGGAGTTTCCGCCAAGAATTATTGGTGGAATTTCGCCTCACGTTTACTATCTATCAAGAAATATCGCAAAGGAAGGCATGAAAGTTTATGTTGTTACTTGTGATTTTCCAGGTGCACCGGAGCATGAGGTTGTGGATGGCGTCGAAGTTTTTCGAATAGACTCTTACAAGAATCCTTCGCCGGATTTTGCAAGCTGGGTTTACTTAATGAACATGAACATGCAAAAAGAGGCAGCAGCTATTGTCAAAAATCTAGGCGGGGTGGACATTTTCCATGCTCACGACTGGCTTGTGGCAAACGCTGGGATAGGCTTAAAACATGTTTTCAGAAGGCCCCTTCTGGCAACTATTCATTCCACAGAGATAGGCCGGCGGAACGGCCTTCACTCCGATTATGAAAGGATGATTCATGAAACTGAGGCTTGGCTTACATATGAGGCTTGGAGAGTTATATGCTGCAGCAACTACATGGTGTCTCATGTTAAATGGGCTTTCGGCCTTCCAGAAGATAAGCTTGTTATGATTCCAAACGGTGTTGATGCAATAGAATATGAAAAAGACATGGGGAACTTAAGCCAATTCAGGCGACGGTTTGCGTTGCCCGAAGAGAAGATAGTGCTTTTCGTTGGAAGACTTGTCTATGAAAAGGGTATTCAAGTCTTGATAAACGCTGTTCCAAAGATTTTGGAGAAAGTTAACGCGAAATTTGTAATTGTTGGAAGCGGCTACATGAAAGAACCTCTTTGGGAACACGTTAAACGCATGGGTTTAGCCCACAAAGTCTTGTTTACAGATTTCGTGGACGATGAAACTTTGCGAAGTCTGCAAAAATGTGCAGACGTTTCTGTCGTGCCTTCGCTTTTCGAGCCCTTCGGTATAGTGGCCCTTGAAGCCATGGCCGCAAAAAGTCCAGTTGTAGTTTCAGACACGGGTGGGTTATCCGAAATAGTTGAGCATGACGTGACCGGTGTGAAAGTTTATGCAAACAATCCCGACTCTTTAGCATGGGGTGTTGTGCGAGTTCTGCTTGATGAGGATTATGCTAACAAGCTTCGGGAAAACGCATATCGCATGGTCGTGGAAAAATTTAACTGGCGGAAAATAAGCAGACAAACAAAGGATGTCTACGAGCGTGTCTTAAACGAGTACTCACGAACTTTTTGGGCATGA
- a CDS encoding glycosyltransferase: MRVIIFSWEYPPRIVGKLASYVRELARQLAKSEIETFLVTYHDYLTGEFEEEGVKVHRVTNPVKTHISVLTWVLTLNQEVERAAANIYYKCGKQIDLIDVQDWHFIPAAVTLKKALNVPFIYSVESLEDHRSRGANSPFNMAIKSIEWLGTYEAEAVVVKSEWMASEVIRIYKVSEAKVKIVNPETEHWPKAILKIYRNLRASRSGL; the protein is encoded by the coding sequence ATGCGTGTTATAATATTCTCGTGGGAGTACCCTCCAAGAATTGTTGGAAAACTTGCGAGTTATGTTAGAGAATTGGCGCGGCAGCTTGCTAAAAGCGAGATAGAAACGTTTCTTGTAACATATCATGACTATTTGACCGGTGAGTTTGAAGAAGAAGGAGTGAAAGTTCACAGAGTTACAAATCCCGTCAAAACACATATTAGTGTTCTTACATGGGTCTTAACCCTAAATCAAGAAGTTGAGCGAGCAGCCGCCAACATATATTATAAGTGTGGAAAACAGATAGACCTCATAGACGTGCAGGATTGGCATTTTATACCCGCAGCTGTTACTTTAAAAAAGGCGCTTAATGTTCCTTTCATCTATTCTGTTGAAAGCTTGGAGGATCATCGTTCCCGTGGGGCTAATTCTCCATTTAACATGGCCATAAAAAGCATAGAATGGCTTGGCACTTACGAGGCAGAAGCTGTTGTTGTAAAGTCTGAATGGATGGCAAGCGAAGTCATCCGAATATACAAAGTTTCGGAAGCCAAAGTGAAGATCGTAAACCCTGAAACTGAACATTGGCCTAAAGCTATTTTAAAAATTTACCGAAACTTAAGGGCGTCGAGGAGTGGCCTATGA
- a CDS encoding glycoside hydrolase family 57 protein yields the protein MTDIVFVFEVHQPYRLRKNFFWSGETFKRMSKKELFDYYFDHALNREIFERACKKCYFPSNQIILNLIDEYKREKKQVKFSFSISGIFLEQCEMFNKDLLESFKQLAETGNIEFLNQTYYHSLASVYPEKDEFIEQVKMHQQATRDLLGYTPKVFENTELIYNNTIAKIAEELGFTGIFTEGTERILHGKSPNHLYKPKGCKKIKTLLRNYRLTDDIGFRFSARWWSEWPLTADKYASWLAATQGHCINIFPDYETFGEHHWPETGIHEFLKHLPKEILKWEHLQMATPSEVIEKYEPVDEIDIPEASRTVSWADLERDTSCWLGNTMQWAYYTSVRRLEPVVKETEDKYLLRIWRYFQTSDHLYYMFTGGGAPGEVHSYFSPFNTPVDAYITAQAAILDFESRVRLVAVVANEPFLFYKSVGEENYTGVMAWSLKGMLKALRKVDVESLKFHCSRGDFESWARYSLRDEVLAEELKKIRLADLEGQELRKVLSKVFRARLVKVLGLLEEATEYF from the coding sequence TTGACAGACATAGTTTTCGTGTTTGAAGTACATCAGCCATATCGCCTAAGAAAAAATTTCTTTTGGAGCGGTGAAACCTTTAAACGAATGAGTAAAAAAGAACTTTTTGACTACTATTTCGATCATGCCCTCAACAGAGAAATCTTCGAAAGAGCCTGCAAAAAATGCTATTTTCCATCAAACCAGATAATCTTAAACCTCATCGACGAATATAAAAGGGAGAAAAAACAAGTTAAATTTTCTTTTAGCATTTCCGGCATTTTCCTAGAACAATGCGAGATGTTCAACAAAGATCTTCTTGAATCCTTCAAACAGCTTGCAGAAACCGGTAACATAGAATTCCTAAACCAAACATATTATCATTCTTTGGCAAGCGTATATCCAGAAAAGGATGAATTTATTGAACAAGTGAAAATGCACCAGCAAGCAACAAGAGACTTGTTGGGCTACACCCCCAAAGTCTTTGAGAACACGGAGCTAATCTACAATAACACAATAGCCAAAATAGCAGAGGAGCTAGGCTTTACTGGAATCTTCACAGAAGGCACAGAGCGAATACTTCATGGAAAGTCACCCAACCACTTATACAAGCCTAAAGGCTGCAAAAAAATCAAAACACTCCTTAGAAACTATAGACTGACTGACGATATTGGCTTCAGATTTTCAGCCAGATGGTGGAGCGAATGGCCTCTCACAGCAGACAAATACGCAAGCTGGCTAGCGGCAACTCAGGGACATTGCATAAACATTTTCCCAGACTATGAAACCTTCGGCGAACATCACTGGCCAGAAACAGGCATTCACGAATTTCTGAAACATTTACCAAAAGAGATTCTGAAATGGGAGCATCTCCAAATGGCGACACCATCCGAAGTTATTGAAAAGTATGAGCCTGTCGATGAAATCGATATTCCTGAAGCCAGCAGAACAGTTTCTTGGGCTGATTTAGAACGGGACACAAGCTGCTGGCTTGGAAACACTATGCAGTGGGCCTATTACACTTCTGTCAGGCGACTTGAACCAGTTGTTAAAGAAACGGAGGACAAGTATCTGTTAAGGATATGGCGGTACTTCCAAACAAGCGATCATCTCTACTACATGTTTACCGGGGGTGGGGCGCCAGGCGAGGTTCACTCTTACTTTAGTCCCTTTAACACTCCGGTAGACGCCTATATAACAGCTCAAGCAGCCATTCTTGATTTCGAAAGTCGCGTCCGTTTAGTTGCGGTAGTTGCCAACGAACCATTCCTATTTTATAAGAGTGTCGGAGAGGAAAACTATACGGGGGTTATGGCTTGGAGTCTCAAAGGCATGCTGAAGGCCTTGAGGAAAGTTGATGTTGAATCATTAAAGTTTCACTGTAGCCGTGGGGACTTTGAGAGTTGGGCAAGATATTCGCTGCGTGATGAAGTATTAGCTGAAGAGTTAAAGAAAATAAGACTTGCAGACCTGGAAGGACAGGAATTACGTAAAGTCTTGAGTAAAGTTTTCCGAGCAAGACTTGTAAAAGTGCTTGGCTTACTTGAAGAGGCAACAGAATACTTTTAA
- a CDS encoding DUF91 domain-containing protein has product MSIEKLTIGSHHELEQMIANEINLIEKDLTVICSDVPVGEKTTLDILCHDSNGQLVIVQLSVQEDDVMLLRGLQSFDFVDKFKAFLKATYNKHKIDDKEKPRLILIAPSFSDAVKRAVESMKGIRIDLYEWEYLKLGDHKGLRLQPIFAWKHVEKTKEKEEKLQEKRQEPKAPKKKEEPKEEARPQPAPEEKETLKLEQQELKPESPKEEKTIPTSTPPTPKMPPEKQREEPKRKLKLF; this is encoded by the coding sequence GTGTCAATTGAAAAACTCACCATAGGAAGTCATCATGAGTTGGAACAAATGATTGCAAACGAAATAAATCTCATTGAAAAAGATTTAACGGTAATTTGTAGCGACGTCCCAGTCGGGGAAAAAACCACATTGGATATTTTATGCCACGACAGCAACGGACAGCTCGTCATTGTACAGTTGAGTGTTCAAGAAGATGACGTCATGCTGCTCCGGGGGTTGCAAAGCTTCGACTTTGTTGATAAGTTTAAGGCTTTCCTAAAAGCTACATACAACAAGCATAAGATTGATGACAAAGAAAAACCGCGGCTAATACTGATTGCGCCAAGCTTTTCAGATGCTGTAAAAAGAGCTGTAGAAAGCATGAAAGGGATACGCATAGACCTCTACGAATGGGAATACCTCAAGCTTGGAGACCATAAAGGTCTCCGCCTCCAACCCATTTTTGCATGGAAACACGTCGAAAAAACAAAGGAGAAAGAGGAAAAATTACAGGAAAAAAGGCAGGAACCAAAAGCACCAAAGAAAAAGGAGGAACCAAAAGAGGAAGCACGGCCCCAACCAGCTCCAGAAGAGAAAGAAACCTTAAAGCTTGAACAACAAGAGTTAAAACCGGAATCTCCAAAAGAAGAAAAAACTATTCCGACGTCTACTCCACCAACTCCAAAAATGCCCCCAGAAAAACAAAGGGAGGAACCCAAAAGAAAGTTAAAGCTCTTCTAA
- a CDS encoding phosphoglycerate kinase, translating to MVKFLTLDDVDVKNKVVLVRVDFNSPVDPETKKVLDDTRIRAHGETTIKELAEKGAKVVVMAHQGRKGDPDFIPLKQHAEILGKVLNKPVKFVDDVFGEKAKKAIKELKSGEILVLENVRNFAGETKEGTPEEHAKSELVQTLAPLADIFVNDAFAAAHRAHVSMVGFTAVLPSVAGRIMERELKSLSRVLENPEKPCVYVLGGAKADDSLEISKYVLDNAIADYVLTGGVVGHVFMVAKGYDLGKPNMKFLEEKKLMGLVPGIKELIKKYPDKIKVPADVAVEVEKKRKEVPVEKLPVDYPIFDIGAKTVEIYAKILRDAKSIVVSGPMGVFENSEFIFGTKRIFEEIANSKAFSLAGGGHTIAALQELGLSNKISYVSTAGGALIEFLMGKKLPGVVALEKAASRKP from the coding sequence GTGGTTAAATTCTTAACTCTAGATGATGTCGATGTAAAAAACAAAGTAGTCCTTGTGAGAGTTGACTTCAACTCTCCAGTGGATCCAGAAACGAAGAAAGTTTTGGATGATACAAGAATTAGGGCCCACGGTGAGACAACTATCAAAGAATTGGCTGAAAAAGGCGCAAAAGTTGTTGTGATGGCCCATCAAGGTCGAAAAGGTGATCCGGACTTTATACCGCTAAAGCAGCATGCGGAAATCCTTGGCAAAGTCCTTAACAAACCGGTCAAATTTGTAGACGACGTTTTCGGAGAAAAAGCCAAAAAAGCCATCAAAGAACTGAAAAGCGGCGAAATCCTCGTTCTAGAAAACGTCAGAAACTTCGCAGGAGAAACAAAAGAAGGAACACCAGAAGAACATGCGAAATCAGAACTTGTCCAGACGCTGGCCCCCTTGGCTGACATATTTGTTAACGACGCCTTCGCTGCAGCCCACAGAGCCCACGTTTCCATGGTTGGTTTTACAGCGGTGCTGCCAAGCGTTGCTGGCCGTATAATGGAACGCGAACTGAAATCCTTAAGCCGTGTGCTGGAAAACCCTGAAAAACCATGCGTTTACGTTCTCGGCGGCGCCAAAGCAGATGACTCCCTTGAAATCTCAAAATACGTGTTGGACAATGCAATAGCAGATTACGTGTTGACAGGCGGTGTTGTTGGCCACGTTTTCATGGTTGCAAAGGGATATGACCTAGGCAAACCTAACATGAAGTTTCTGGAAGAAAAGAAGCTGATGGGCCTTGTTCCAGGTATAAAAGAGCTCATAAAGAAATATCCCGACAAAATCAAGGTTCCGGCAGACGTTGCCGTGGAGGTTGAAAAGAAGCGCAAAGAGGTTCCGGTTGAAAAGCTGCCAGTAGACTACCCAATATTTGACATTGGTGCAAAAACCGTTGAAATCTATGCGAAAATACTTCGCGATGCAAAATCAATCGTTGTAAGCGGACCAATGGGCGTTTTCGAAAACAGCGAATTTATATTTGGAACAAAGAGAATCTTCGAGGAAATTGCAAATTCAAAGGCTTTCTCACTTGCAGGAGGAGGCCATACAATTGCAGCATTACAAGAACTAGGCCTATCCAACAAAATATCCTACGTAAGCACGGCGGGCGGTGCCCTAATCGAATTCTTAATGGGCAAGAAGCTTCCAGGCGTAGTGGCTCTTGAAAAGGCTGCTTCTCGTAAGCCTTAA
- the gap gene encoding type I glyceraldehyde-3-phosphate dehydrogenase yields the protein MAIRVAINGFGRIGRLLFRAAVERKAKIDFVAVNDVADAKTLAHLLKYDSVHGPFPGEVQVKDNNIIVNGKELKVLSQKDPAQLPWKDLNVYLAVESTGLFTKREDAAKHLQAGAKKVLISAPAENPDITIVLGVNHDKYDHNSHNILSNASCTTNCVAPVAKVLHENFGVKAGLMTTAHAYTNDQRVHDLVHRDLRRARAAALNIIPTTTGAARAAGLVLTELKGKLDGLALRVPVPNVSITDLTVVLEKNVTKEEVNAAFKKAAEGPLNGILAYTEEPIVSSDVNHTTYSAIVDGLSTMVVGGNLVKVLAWYDNEWGFSCRMVELIELIGEKAGF from the coding sequence ATGGCAATAAGAGTAGCTATAAATGGTTTTGGAAGAATTGGGCGTCTTTTATTCAGAGCAGCCGTTGAGAGAAAAGCAAAAATAGACTTTGTAGCCGTGAACGATGTTGCAGACGCCAAAACCTTAGCCCATCTCCTAAAATACGACTCAGTCCACGGGCCGTTTCCAGGTGAGGTTCAAGTCAAGGATAACAACATAATAGTGAATGGCAAAGAACTGAAAGTGCTTTCACAGAAGGATCCCGCCCAGCTGCCTTGGAAGGACTTAAACGTTTACTTGGCTGTAGAGTCAACAGGACTTTTCACAAAACGTGAGGATGCGGCAAAGCACCTTCAAGCTGGAGCTAAAAAAGTTTTGATTTCCGCTCCGGCTGAAAACCCTGACATAACGATCGTGCTAGGTGTAAACCACGACAAATATGATCACAACAGCCATAATATACTGTCAAATGCTTCATGCACAACCAACTGTGTAGCCCCGGTAGCAAAAGTATTGCATGAAAACTTTGGCGTAAAAGCTGGGCTCATGACAACAGCCCACGCTTACACAAATGATCAGCGCGTCCACGACCTAGTGCACAGAGACCTCCGCAGGGCAAGAGCTGCAGCTTTAAACATAATCCCAACAACCACAGGAGCAGCCCGTGCAGCTGGCCTCGTTTTAACAGAGCTCAAGGGAAAACTTGATGGCCTAGCCCTCAGAGTCCCCGTTCCAAACGTTTCAATAACCGACCTAACCGTGGTTTTGGAGAAAAACGTTACAAAAGAAGAGGTTAACGCAGCTTTCAAGAAGGCTGCTGAAGGCCCATTAAATGGCATATTAGCTTATACCGAAGAGCCAATAGTCTCAAGTGACGTAAACCACACAACGTATTCAGCCATAGTTGATGGCTTATCTACAATGGTTGTGGGTGGAAACCTCGTCAAAGTGCTGGCATGGTACGACAACGAGTGGGGCTTCTCCTGCAGAATGGTTGAACTAATCGAACTCATTGGAGAGAAAGCTGGTTTCTAG
- a CDS encoding FAD-dependent oxidoreductase, with product MPRRIVVIGAHAAGVDAASAARKTDRTAEITLITDEKHAGYSRCGLPFVIGGHIQSFSDLIVFPPSYFKMMKLNLKTETKVTKIDTGKKAVLTVDKNGNTEEIPYDSLIIATGASAFTPPIKGKEKQGILPLRTIEDGQRIDQAIREGAKTAVVMGAGLIGLETAVALQERGLKVTVVEMLPQVLPAMLDADIAKMVQEALEQKGIRILTSKPVEEFLGTDKVTGIVAGGEQINADLFVSAFGVRANTQLAVDAGVALGETRLIKTTARMETNIKDVYAIGDCAESIHIVTQKPVVQQLGTVAVRQGKVAGINAAGGYALFTGVIGSSVTQLYNIQVGATGLTEAAAKRAGIETITGMVTSKTRADYYPGASTIRVKLVIEKESQRIIGAQIIGGEEVTQRINAVSFAIQKQMTVRELAKADTAYAPPLNETWEPLVLAAETVLMKLR from the coding sequence TTGCCCAGACGCATAGTAGTAATTGGGGCGCATGCAGCTGGTGTTGATGCGGCTTCAGCTGCTAGAAAAACGGACCGAACAGCCGAAATAACCCTAATAACCGACGAAAAACATGCCGGTTATTCCCGCTGTGGCTTACCCTTCGTCATCGGTGGACACATACAAAGCTTCAGCGACCTAATAGTCTTTCCGCCAAGCTACTTCAAAATGATGAAACTAAACCTAAAAACAGAAACAAAAGTAACGAAAATCGACACTGGCAAAAAAGCGGTTCTAACGGTCGACAAAAACGGAAACACCGAAGAAATTCCTTACGATAGCCTAATAATCGCTACTGGTGCAAGCGCCTTCACACCACCCATAAAAGGGAAAGAAAAACAAGGTATACTCCCCCTCAGAACGATTGAGGATGGACAGCGGATAGACCAAGCCATTCGAGAAGGCGCCAAAACAGCGGTTGTCATGGGAGCTGGCCTTATAGGCTTAGAAACAGCCGTGGCGTTACAAGAACGGGGCTTAAAAGTAACCGTTGTAGAAATGTTGCCTCAAGTACTACCAGCCATGCTTGATGCAGACATAGCCAAAATGGTTCAAGAAGCACTGGAACAAAAGGGCATAAGAATCTTGACAAGCAAGCCTGTTGAAGAATTCCTCGGAACAGACAAAGTCACCGGCATAGTGGCCGGTGGAGAGCAAATAAACGCTGATCTTTTCGTCAGCGCTTTTGGCGTGAGAGCTAACACTCAACTTGCCGTGGATGCTGGTGTAGCCCTCGGCGAGACAAGATTAATCAAGACAACCGCCAGAATGGAGACAAACATTAAGGACGTTTACGCAATAGGTGACTGTGCAGAATCCATCCATATAGTAACACAAAAACCAGTTGTCCAACAGCTTGGAACAGTGGCTGTACGGCAAGGCAAAGTAGCGGGTATAAATGCTGCTGGAGGTTACGCGTTATTCACCGGTGTTATAGGGTCATCGGTCACGCAGCTATACAACATACAAGTAGGTGCAACGGGCTTAACAGAGGCTGCTGCTAAACGGGCCGGAATAGAAACGATCACTGGCATGGTGACCTCAAAGACACGGGCAGACTACTATCCAGGTGCTTCAACGATAAGAGTTAAGCTTGTGATTGAAAAAGAATCACAACGTATAATAGGCGCCCAAATAATCGGCGGTGAAGAAGTAACTCAACGTATAAATGCTGTCTCTTTCGCTATACAGAAGCAGATGACTGTGCGAGAGTTAGCCAAGGCAGACACCGCATACGCACCACCGCTAAACGAGACTTGGGAACCTCTTGTTTTAGCCGCAGAAACAGTGTTGATGAAACTCCGTTAA
- the gcvH gene encoding glycine cleavage system protein GcvH has product MVKVDGYEVPEGLYYSKDFAWVKVEGDKVRVGITDYAQKQLREIVYAELPSSGTTTKQNEPYGTVESVKAVSDLVAPISGTIEEVNEEVQSKPELLNEDPYGKGWLLVIKPSNLQTELKNLMDFNAAVEWHKSLIKEGK; this is encoded by the coding sequence GTGGTTAAAGTTGACGGATACGAAGTTCCAGAGGGTCTCTATTATTCAAAGGATTTTGCGTGGGTAAAAGTCGAAGGCGACAAGGTTCGTGTTGGCATAACAGACTATGCCCAAAAACAGCTTAGAGAAATCGTCTATGCGGAACTTCCAAGCTCTGGAACCACTACAAAGCAAAACGAGCCCTACGGTACTGTTGAATCCGTGAAAGCAGTATCCGATCTAGTAGCACCTATAAGTGGAACAATAGAAGAGGTGAACGAGGAAGTACAGTCAAAACCAGAACTCTTAAACGAGGACCCCTACGGAAAGGGTTGGCTGCTCGTCATAAAGCCCTCAAACTTGCAAACTGAACTCAAAAACCTTATGGACTTCAATGCGGCTGTTGAATGGCATAAAAGCCTAATTAAAGAAGGGAAATAG
- a CDS encoding prefoldin subunit beta, whose protein sequence is MAKLPPQVQERLLRLQQLQQTLQSVLAQKQQVELELTEIEQALSELQKVADDTIIYKSIGSLLVKTDKAKVTADLNERKELLNMRASVLGKQEERLRSQMKELQAKLQQDLAPTSGTQQ, encoded by the coding sequence TTGGCAAAACTCCCCCCACAAGTTCAGGAGCGTCTCTTGAGGCTTCAGCAGCTCCAGCAGACTTTACAGTCTGTTTTAGCTCAAAAACAGCAGGTGGAATTGGAGTTAACGGAGATTGAACAAGCGCTAAGCGAACTGCAGAAGGTTGCAGATGACACCATCATATACAAGTCTATAGGTTCTTTGCTAGTTAAAACTGACAAGGCGAAGGTCACTGCAGACTTGAACGAGAGGAAAGAATTGCTAAACATGCGGGCTTCTGTTTTAGGTAAGCAAGAGGAACGCTTGCGCAGCCAGATGAAGGAGCTGCAGGCTAAGCTTCAACAAGATTTGGCTCCAACTTCGGGAACACAGCAGTAA
- a CDS encoding DUF3194 domain-containing protein, with product MGGSLEELGLPELTPEQIEELCLIVEEAARGYILSRAPSKRVETLNISADVETESGKPLTLNVEVELTLSPLVRDFDAQKLADEAVKEAFATAEKYLRELKCRLRK from the coding sequence TTGGGTGGAAGCTTGGAAGAGCTTGGCTTGCCAGAGCTTACGCCAGAGCAGATTGAAGAGTTATGTTTGATAGTTGAGGAGGCTGCACGAGGCTACATCCTGTCAAGAGCCCCATCCAAACGGGTGGAAACCTTAAACATAAGCGCAGATGTAGAAACGGAAAGCGGGAAACCTTTAACATTAAATGTGGAGGTTGAGTTGACACTTTCACCCCTTGTGCGAGACTTTGACGCCCAGAAACTTGCAGACGAGGCTGTGAAAGAAGCATTTGCCACGGCTGAAAAATACTTGAGGGAACTGAAGTGTCGTTTGCGGAAATAG
- a CDS encoding DHH family phosphoesterase, whose translation MSFAEIAKILDEQNVKHVTLLCHHNADPDAICSAYALSILIKQHKPQATVEIGAAQGISRLSKHILKSLPITVETEPNIEKADVIMFMDTNTIQQLDNLAEKVKASKAPIIVVDHHAVHPETEKIAKLCITDENASSTCEIVYNFYRQLGAKVGETEAKALFLGIAFDTRHFVLANSSTLKTIAELIDMGVNAQEALAMLSLPMDFSERVARLKACRRAKLFKIGEWIIALSHVSAYQASAARAIIDLGAHVAVVAGQKNDSLEISLRCTREFHEKTGIHLGRDIAKPLGEYLRGMGGGHATAAGVNGFGELEAGLKKCWRLLKERIAQT comes from the coding sequence GTGTCGTTTGCGGAAATAGCCAAAATATTGGATGAACAGAATGTCAAACATGTCACCCTGTTATGTCACCATAACGCGGATCCAGACGCCATATGTTCAGCCTACGCTCTATCAATCCTAATAAAACAGCATAAGCCCCAAGCAACCGTAGAGATTGGTGCAGCTCAAGGCATTAGCCGCCTTTCAAAGCACATTTTGAAAAGCTTACCGATAACCGTTGAAACAGAACCAAACATTGAAAAGGCGGATGTGATAATGTTTATGGACACAAACACAATACAGCAGCTGGACAACTTAGCCGAGAAAGTGAAGGCTTCAAAAGCCCCAATAATAGTAGTTGACCATCACGCAGTTCACCCGGAGACGGAAAAAATAGCTAAGCTATGTATAACGGATGAGAACGCTTCATCAACGTGCGAGATAGTCTACAATTTCTATAGGCAGTTAGGTGCGAAGGTTGGAGAAACCGAGGCTAAAGCCCTTTTCTTGGGCATCGCCTTTGACACCCGTCACTTTGTCTTAGCTAATTCCTCAACGCTAAAAACCATTGCAGAGCTTATAGACATGGGGGTAAACGCCCAAGAAGCGTTAGCTATGCTTTCGCTTCCCATGGATTTCTCTGAAAGGGTGGCCCGACTAAAAGCATGTAGGAGAGCTAAACTCTTCAAGATAGGTGAGTGGATAATAGCCCTATCACACGTAAGTGCTTATCAGGCTTCGGCGGCCCGTGCAATAATAGATTTAGGTGCTCACGTGGCGGTAGTGGCGGGACAGAAAAATGACAGCCTCGAAATAAGTCTTCGATGCACAAGGGAATTCCATGAAAAAACCGGCATTCACTTGGGCAGAGACATAGCTAAACCTTTAGGCGAATATCTCCGAGGTATGGGCGGAGGCCACGCGACAGCCGCAGGTGTCAACGGTTTCGGCGAGCTTGAAGCTGGGCTTAAAAAGTGTTGGAGGCTTTTGAAGGAGCGGATAGCTCAAACTTAA